The following proteins are co-located in the Spea bombifrons isolate aSpeBom1 chromosome 3, aSpeBom1.2.pri, whole genome shotgun sequence genome:
- the CRLS1 gene encoding cardiolipin synthase (CMP-forming): MSVLAVLRRSPLSVLSCAARRAGGSRDRLPELWARSRRTEWPAPCARRASADSRRLLPRCLTLRPLHSPLRPVPLGGQISASKSRLKSDKPAVENPPGHGEDDKAKGSLTELYENPWTIPNLLSMTRIGLSPVLGYLIVGEDFNMALGIFALAGVTDLLDGYIARNWANQKSALGSALDPLADKILISVLYACLTYASLIPVPLTIMIILRDVALIAAVFYVRFKTLPPPRTASRYFNPCYATARLEPTFISKANTAVQLILVAASLAAPVFNFVDSVYLQALWCITAFTTAASAYSYYHYGQQTVKILNNNK, from the exons ATGTCGGTGCTAGCTGTGTTGCGGAGGTCCCCGCTCTCCGTGCTGAGCTGTGCGGCTCGCAGGGCGGGCGGGAGTCGGGACCGGCTGCCAGAGCTTTGGGCCCGGAGCCGCCGAACTGAATGGCCAGCGCCGTGTGCCCGGCGAGCGAGTGCGGACTCCCGGAGACTTTTGCCCCGGTGCCTGACCCTCAGGCCGCTGCACTCACCCCTACGCCCCGTGCCGCTAGGGGGGCAAATCAGCGCGTCAAAGAGCCGGCTCAAGTCTGACAAACCCGCCGTAGAAAACCCACCAGGACACGGGGAGGACGACAAGGCGAAGGGCAGCCTCACGGAGCTG TATGAAAATCCGTGGACGATTCCAAACCTGCTGTCTATGACGAGGATCGGACTGTCGCCCGTTCTGGGCTATCTCATTGTGGGTGAAGATTTTAACATGGCGCTTGGCATTTTTGCTCTCGCGGGGGTAACGGACTTG CTGGATGGATATATTGCACGTAACTGGGCTAATCAGAAATCTGCGTTAGGAAGCGCCCTCGATCCTTTGGCTGACAAAATACTCATCAGCGTCCTGTATGCTTGTTTAACGTATGCAAGTCTTATTCCAG TTCCCTTAACAATCATGATCATTTTAAGAGATGTAGCCTTGATTGCTGCTGTTTTTTATGTACGGTTCAAAACCCTCCCTCCACCA AGAACAGCCAGTAGATACTTTAATCCTTGCTATGCGACTGCACGACTGGAACCAACCTTCATCAGTAAG GCGAACACAGCCGTTCAGTTAATTTTGGTGGCAGCCTCTCTAGCAGCGCCAGTATTTAATTTTGTGGATAGTGTTTATCTTCAGGCGTTATG GTGTATAACAGCTTTTACAACTGCTGCCTCTGCATACAGCTACTATCATTATGGACAACAAACAGTGAAGATTTTGAACAACAATAAATGa
- the LRRN4 gene encoding leucine-rich repeat neuronal protein 4, giving the protein MIPPKMFPLLLLVSLSEMADLSYSLNQTLFTLTQPMDLNSTTGKPCHCSKPCTNLTLSNSSLDMIPECLPREVEVLDLSFNNLTVIREEDTSELSQLHALNLKHNQISKIDFGSNVLPNLEFLDLSNNRLSVVPECVMLKKIKWLSLAHNPISEIQPYAFTCFPNLVFLNLSFTLLGNNTSENISHLAFALNVTVTQENALKSLNTLDLSGTFFRKVDQEWSKDISHLKELHITRMANLENLDGLVNAFPQLEILNCADSKALSSVSDAMFEKAPNLKYVDFQNCNLTTLSPWSVTSGHLDIDLRGNPLNCNCELSWLLSGDVNVTLIRANETLCSNFQGDMPPPSLLYLFQGNQCQLKTTDITRNEATTETSGNISVGGSNMATSTEPDLQTPHTGSSETSTSGQVLKDDLSFVETITVFKTSATDSDSAASMISIDLFADVTPTTSSSISQTAQESHALSVNDIITSTAGTENAIFPVTPFPKLLRIDSTVTAGKVSQPSSTAITEKKITPLPEIPSDYMHEYEDEEAIEQTTTATTPMVPCDYDHCRHLQKPCFELQQGAECSCPGLTGENVIPDPPSLHEVSQITDTSVQVHWCAPNSVVEKYQLVYYVKGSKNQAVIDNIDVTTRQYTLYNLSADTTYHICAVTANKAGASIPENDNLTRFPCAEIKTKPSYVIILAVLSALIGLFLAVIIVLSLCLYKTCKNSLGNQYDTHLVSYKNPAFDFQLNIPSYN; this is encoded by the exons ATGATACCTCCCAAGATGTTTCCTTTGCTGCTACTTGTAAGTCTGAGTGAGATGGCAGATCTTTCTTACAGTTTAAACCAAACATTGTTTACATTAACACAACCGATGGACCTTAATAGTACTACCGGAAAACCTTGCCATTGTTCCAAGCCATGTACTAACCTAACTCTGTCCAACAGCAGTCTGGATATGATTCCTGAATGTCTGCCTAGAGAAGTAGAGGTCTTAGATTTGAGCTTTAACAACCTTACTGTAATCAGGGAAGAGGACACTTCTGAACTCTCCCAGCTACATGCGCTGAATCTGAAACACAACCAAATAAGCAAGATTGACTTTGGAAGTAATGTTCTGCCTAATCTCGAGTTCCTGGACCTCAGCAATAACCGCTTATCAGTTGTACCAGAGTGTGTTATGCTGAAGAAAATCAAATGGCTGTCTCTTGCACACAATCCAATATCAGAAATCCAGCCGTATGCCTTCACTTGTTTTCCAAATTTGGTGTTTCTTAATTTATCTTTCACTTTGCTTGGGAATAACACTTCTGAGAACATCAGTCATTTGGCATTTGCCCTGAATGTGACAGTGACCCAGGAGAACGCTCTAAAGTCTCTCAACACACTTGACCTAAGTGGGACATTCTTCAGAAAAG TTGACCAGGAATGGAGTAAAGACATATCGCACCTGAAAGAGCTTCATATTACGAGAATGGCCAATTTGGAGAATTTGGATGGCCTCGTGAACGCGTTTCCTCAACTGGAAATACTAAACTGTGCGGATTCTAAAGCTCTGAGCTCTGTTTCGGATGCAATGTTTGAAAAGGCGCCTAATCTGAAATACGTTGATTTCCAAAA CTGTAATCTGACCACCTTATCCCCTTGGAGCGTAACCTCGGGTCATTTGGATATTGATCTCCGGGGTAATCCCCTCAACTGTAATTGTGAACTTTCTTGGCTGCTTTCAGGCGATGTAAACGTAACTCTGATCAg AGCAAATGAAACCTTATGCAGCAATTTCCAAGGCGACATGCCCCCTCCGTCACTTTTGTATCTATTTCAAGGTAACCAATGTCAGCTAAAAACTACAGATATCACACGTAATGAAGCCACAACTGAAACCAGCGGAAATATCAGCGTTGGCGGGTCCAACATGGCCACGTCCACAGAACCTGATCTCCAAACACCACACACAGGTTCCTCGGAGACTAGTACTTCTGGTCAGGTGTTAAAAGATGATCTATCCTTTGTTGAAACTATCACCGTTTTCAAGACTTCTGCTACGGACTCTGATTCTGCAGCCTCCATGATTAGTATAGACTTATTTGCTGATGTCACGCCGACAACCAGCTCAAGCATTTCACAAACGGCTCAAGAAAGCCATGCCTTGTCTGTTAATGATATTATAACGTCAACCGCTGGAACGGAGAATGCTATATTTCCAGTCACCCCTTTTCCAAAGCTCTTACGTATAGATAGTACTGTAACGGCTGGAAAAGTAAGTCAACCATCGTCAACTGCAATTACAGAAAAGAAGATCACTCCTCTGCCTGAAATACCTTCTGACTACATGCATGAATATGAAGATGAAGAAGCTATAGAACAAACAACAACGGCCACGACACCGATGGTACCTTGTGATTACGATCATTGTAGACATCTTCAAAAACCTTGCTTTGAACTTCAGCAGGGTGCAGAATGCTCGTGTCCTGGCCTAACGGGGGAAAACGTTATTCCAGATCCACCAAGCCTTCATGAAGTGTCCCAGATAACAGACACATCAGTACAGGTCCACTGGTGCGCACCAAACTCTGTAGTAGAAAAGTACCAACTTGTGTATTATGTGAAAGGTAGCAAGAACCAGGCGGTTATCGATAACATAGATGTTACGACGAGGCAATATACCCTATACAATCTGTCAGCAGATACAACGTATCATATATGTGCTGTTACGGCTAATAAGGCGGGGGCCAGTATTCCGGAGAATGATAACTTGACTAGATTTCCGTGTGCAGAAATCAAAACCAAGCCAAGTTATGTTATTATACTGGCTGTATTAAGTGCACTGATTGGATTATTTTTAGCCGTCATCATTGTACTGTCACTGTGCTTATATAAGACATGCAAAAATAGCTTGGGCAATCAATATGATACCCACCTTGTTTCCTATAAAAACCCCGCATTTGATTTCCAATTAAACATTCCATCGTATAACTAA
- the FERMT1 gene encoding fermitin family homolog 1, with translation MIHTAALGTASWELRVAIDQPNEEKNEEVTIRVSGDLHIGGVMFKLVEQIGIARDWSDYGLWWEQKNCWLLKTHWTLDKYGVQADAKLLFTPQHKLLRLRLPNMKTVRLKVSFSALVLKAVIEICKILNIRRPEELSLLRPMEDYVKKKKKKDSKETVLDEIINLDNPQNNSGSLASPGLYSKTMTPMYDPVNGTPVSSTITWFTDSPLAEQNCNMLAVSQPNCSPEILAQMYQPRTLLDKAKLNSGWLDSSRSLMEQGIQEDDQLYLRFKYYSFFDLNPKYDAVRINQLFEQARWGILLGEIDCTEEEMLMFAALQYHISKLSSSAEAFELTTDGEADEIDAALSKLEVALEGGKRERVLEDITDIPKLADNLKLFRPKKLALKAYKKYWFVFKDTSISYFKNKESAHGEPVEKLNLRGCEMVPDVNVAQRKFGIKLLIPSAEGMNELYLRCDNETQYAKWMAACMLASKGKTMADSSYRPEVQSILSFLRMKNRNNSSQVPSDIETVDMKPECFVSPKYAKKYKTKQLASRILEVQQNIAQIPLIEAKLRFIQAWQSLPEFGLAYYLVRFSGSKKDDIVGVSYNRLIRIDIATGDPITTWRYSSMKQWNVHWEMQQVTVDFDPNITITFKCLSANCKIVHEYIGGYIFLSTRSKDQNETLDEDLFHKLTGGQE, from the exons ATGATCCACACTGCTGCTCTTGGAACAGCTTCTTGGGAACTTCGTGTTGCCATTGATCAACCAAATGAGGAGAAGAATGAAGAAGTTACCATTCGAGTATCAGGAGATCTTCATATTGGCGGAGTAATGTTCAAACTTGTAGAACAAATTG ggaTCGCCAGGGATTGGTCAGACTATGGCCTTTGGTGGGAGCAGAAAAACTGCTGGCTGCTGAAAACACACTGGACGTTAGACAAGTATGGCGTACAGGCCGACGCTAAGCTGCTTTTCACACCTCAGCACAAACTATTACGTCTCCGGTTACCAAACATGAAAACCGTGAGGTTAAAGGTTAGCTTTTCCGCCCTTGTGCTGAAAGCTGTAATAGAGATCTGCAAAATATTAA ATATTAGGAGACCAGAAGAGTTATCCTTGTTGAGGCCCATGGAAGattatgtaaaaaagaaaaagaaaaaggacagTAAAGAAACGGTGTTAGATGAGATTATCAACCTGGAcaaccctcaaaataactcaggATCATTAG CAAGCCCTGGGCTATACAGCAAGACCATGACTCCCATGTATGACCCAGTCAATGGCACCCCAGTTTCTTCCACAATAACTTGGTTCACGGATAGTCCACTAGCAGAACAAAATTGCAACATGTTAGCAGTGAGCCAGCCAAACTGTTCCCCCGAAATACTCGCTCAAATGTATCAACCACGGACGCTGCTGGATAAAGCAAAACTAAATTCAGG ATGGTTGGACTCCTCTAGATCTCTAATGGAACAAGGAATCCAGGAGGATGATCAACTCTACCTAAGATTTAAATACTACTCATTCTTTGATCTCAACCCAAAG TACGATGCCGTTCGGATAAACCAATTGTTTGAGCAAGCACGGTGGGGTATCTTGTTGGGGGAAATTGACTGCACTGAGGAGGAGATGCTAATGTTTGCAGCATTACAG TATCACATAAGCAAGTTATCGTCATCAGCTGAAGCCTTTGAGTTGACCACGGATGGAGAAGCGGATGAAATAGATGCAGCGCTATCCAAGTTAGAGGTGGCTTTGGAaggaggaaaaagagagagggtACTG gaGGATATTACAGACATACCAAAACTTGCAGATAATCTCAAACTTTTTAG GCCAAAAAAGCTAGCATTAAAAGCTTACAAGAAatattggtttgtttttaaagatacaTCAATATCTTACTTCAAAAATAAAGAATCTGCACACGGGGAACCCGTCGAGAAGCTGAATCTTAGAG GATGTGAAATGGTACCAGATGTAAATGTGGCACAGAGGAAATTtggaattaaattattaataccTTCTGCAGAAGGAATGAATGAATTATACTTAAGATGTGATAAT GAAACACAGTATGCTAAGTGGATGGCTGCCTGCATGCTGGCATCAAAAGGAAAGACTATGGCAGACAGTTCATATCGACCTGAAGTGCAGAGCATTCTTTCATTTTTGAGGATGAAGAACAGAAATAATAGTTCTCAAGTACCCTCTGACATTGAAACCGTGGACATGAAACCAGAGTGCTTTGTTTCACCAAAATAtgcaaagaaatataaaaccaaACAG TTGGCGTCTCGCATTCTGGAAGTGCAACAGAATATTGCACAAATACCTCTCATCGAGGCAAAATTAAGATTCATCCAAGCGTGGCAGTCTCTGCCCGAGTTTGGCTTGGCCTACTATCTTGTAAG GTTTTCCGGTAGCAAAAAAGATGATATTGTTGGAGTGTCCTACAACAGACTGATAAGAATAGACATTGCAACTGGAGACCCAATTACCACGTGGAGATACTCCAGTATGAAGCAGTGGAATGTGCACTGGGAAATGCAGCAG GTCACTGTCGACTTTGATCCAAACATAACCATCACTTTTAAATGTCTAAGCGCCAACTGCAAAATTGTTCACGAGTACATAGGAGGCTATATTTTCTTATCCACGCGATCCAAGGACCAGAACGAAACTTTGGATGAAGACCTTTTCCATAAGCTTACTGGAGGACAAGAATGA